The sequence ACCTTTTCCCTTATCAAGATATGTGGCAATAAGTTCCAATGCAACACTTTCCATTGAagcaaaagagaaagagagacaaaACCATGTTTTTGTTATTTCAACAAAACAAAACTGCAATGAGCCAATACTTGAATTTATATTacttcttttttattaataaagcATATCTGGATGGTATAAGtacctttatttaataataataataataataataataataataataataataataataataacaacaaagaagaagaagaagaagaagaagaagaagaagaagaagaagaagaagaagaagaagacgaagaagaagaaggaaatctATAGCATTAAGGATAATCTTTTACTTCGCCCAGCTCGGTAGGACAGGAAAAAAACTCGAATAAATCTCTTCCATTGTCTCCTTTTCGTTTTCGACACCCTATACACAACATCTCCCAGGAGGTAGCTTTCTGTGTTAACTCAACCTCCTGTATTTAAGCCGGTGTGACATGCGGCCCTGTCTCCTTATAAGCAAAATTaactaaattataataataataataattattattattattattattattattattattattattattattattattattattattattattattacttgctcagctacaaccttggctccaacagggaaaataacccagtgaagaaaagaaattacgaaataaataaaatatttcaagtacaataACATTAGAAGTaagtctttcctatataaactataaaaccgttaaaaaagaggaagtgaaataagatagaatattgtgcccgagtgtaccctccaacaagagaactctaacccgagacagtggaagaccatggtacagaggctaaggcaatatccaataatagagaacaatggtttgattttgatgtgtcctCCTATAAgctctgcttaccatagctaaagagtctcttctacccttactaactattgaacaattacagtgaagtagtaaccccttgaacgaagaattgtttggtattctcagtgttgtcaggtgcaagaCAGAgatgaatatgtaaaaaataggccagactattcgatgtatgtgtacgcaaaatgaaaatgagccgtaatcagagagaattaTCCTATGTAGAACTGtatggccagtcgaaggacccagtaactttctagcggtagtatctcaacgggtgggtggagCCCTGGCCAATCTCACCTATTAATAAAAAACAGCATCATTCATTCGTCTTTAAAGCCCTTCTGCGCTTCCTGAATATCAAGAAGATATTACCTATCAAACCTCTTCTAGTGTAGTTCTACCTATCATACTACTGCCTAGCACCTTCGAATCGTGCCTCTTTTTTTAGCCTATTGtcaccattctctccacatgaccaaaaAACTCAAACATATTTTGATCATTCCTTACACTTACATAACCTTTTAACCCCCTCTATCTATTTTCACATTTTTGGATTGGTATACTGTGCATTTTCTCTAAACTACTTCAATCTTTTGTCGTTCGTGCGTCACATCTAACATCCAGGAAAACGAACAATATACAAATTTAGTAATTAAACGAAAAATGACGACGTCTTCTTTCTCTGTAGGGAAACGCCCCTTTATGGAAATCAGACGATGAAATAAACCAAAAGGTAGTTTCATCAAATAACAAACTTGGTGAAGAAGCGAACATCCCATCGCCTTCGAAGCATTTCCCCCAGAATCACCAAGTGAAACAAGCGAACATCCCATCGCCTTCTAAGCATTTCCCCCAGAATCACCAAGTGAAACAAGCGAACATCCCATCGCCTTCGAAGCATTTCCCCCAGAATCACCAAGTGAAACAAGCGAACATCCCATCGCCTTCGAAGCATTTCCCCCAGAATCACCAAGTGAAACAAGCGAACATCCCATCGCCTTCGAAGCATTTCCCCCAGAATCACCAAGTGAAACAAGCGAACATCCCATCGCCTTCGAAGCATTTCCCCCAGAATCACCAAGTGAAACAAGCGAACATCCCATCGCCTTCGAAGCATTTCCCCCAGAATCACCAAGTGAAACAAGCGAACATCCCATCGCCTTCGAAGCATTTCCCCCAGAATCACCAAGTGAAACAAGCGAACATCCCATCGCCTTCGAAGCATTTCCCCCAGAATCACCAAGTGAAACAAGCGAACATCCCATCGCCTTCGAAGCATTTCCCCCAGAATCACCAAGTGAAACAAGCGAACATCCCATCGCCTTCGAAGCATTTCCCCCAGAATCACCAAGTGAAACAAGCGAACATCCCATCGCCTTCTAAGCTTTTCCCCCAGAATCACCAAGTGAAACAAGCGAACATCCCATCGCCTTCTAAGCATTTCCCCCAGAATCACCAAGTGAAACAAGCGAACATCCCATCGCCTTCTAAGCATTTCCCCCAGAATCACCAAGTGAAACAAGCGAACATCCCATCGCCTTCTAAGCATTTCCCCCAGAATCACCAAGTGAAACAAGCGAACATCCCATCGCCTTCTAAGCATTTCCCCCAGAATCACCAAGTGAAACAAGCGAACATCCCATCGCCTTCGAAGCATTTCCCCCAGAATCACCAAGTGAAACAAGCGAACATCCCATCGCCTTCGAAGCATTTCCCCCAGAATCACCAAGTGAAACAAGCGAACATCCCATCGCCTTCGAAGCATTTCCCCCAGAATCACCAAGTGAAACAAGCGAACATCCCATCGCCTTCGAAGCATTTCCCCCAGAATCACCAAGTGAAACAAGCGAACATCCCATCGCCTTCGAAGCATTTCCCCCAGAATCACCAAGTGAAACAAGCGAACATCCCATCGCCTTCGAAGCATTTCCCCCAGAATCACCAAGTGAAACAAGCGAACATCCCATCGCCTTCGAAGCATTTCCCCCAGAATCACCAAGTGAAACAAGCGAACATCCCATCGCCTTCGAAGCATTTCCCCCAGAATCACCAAGTGAAACAAGCGAACATCCCATCGCCTTCTAAGCATTTCCCCCAGAATCACCAAGTGAAACAAGCGAACATCACGACGGGGAAGGTAATTCTCACGTGATCACCAGCACAAACAGGTAACACAGAACTGCTGCAATGGCATTGGATTGTTCAATTAACGGCATTATGGTCTCTTATTTTTAAACATAcataaaaaacacaaaaacaattaaaatatatttaagggtgaatatatatattttcaatccgAGCTAAAACCCTGGATGAAAACGCAAATACTACAAGCCTAATGGCTCCAGCAGAAAAATCACCCCAGAGAAgagaggaaatagcaaataaatatatgcctatatatactgtgtatatatatatatatatgtatatatacacacatatatatatatatatatatagatatacatatacatacagatatacatatgtatatacatacatacacacacacacacacacatatatatatatatatatataaatatacaatatacacatatatatacatgtatatatacacatatataaacacatacacatacatataaatacacatatatacagatatatatatatatatatatatgtatatatatgatagtgtatatatacatacatatatatgatactgtatatatacatttatatacatgtgtgtataagatatatatatatatatatatatacataacatatatatataaatatatatattgtatataaatataaagtaatgaataaaagatctaaaatatttcaaaatcagtaccAGCTTTAAAATAAAGTCATGTATAAAcaaaatgtatataaacacacacatacacaagaaaGACATCAAATACGATGAATGAATGAGCCTGATTACTAtcgcccttttcttttctttttttttaaatcaaatccgATGGTGACCCAAAATCGTTGGCGTGATTGTTGTAGGTCGCAACAACGACCAAGACGAAAGAAACCAACAACAAATATACGTAAAGTTTATAAACATAACTATTAAGATAttccctagagagttatggggtcctttgactggtcagacagtactactacattggattcttactATTAAGATATTccctggagagttatggggtcctttgactggtcagacagtactactacattggattcttactATTAAGATATTccctggagagttatggggtcctttgactggtcagacagtactactacattggattcttactATTAAGATATTccctggagagttatggggtcctttgactggtcagacagtactactacattggattcttactATTAAGATATTccctggagagttatggggtcctttgactggtcagacagtactactacattggattcttactATTAAGATATTccctggagagttatggggtcctttgactggtcagacagtactactacattggattcttactATTAAGATATTccctggagagttatggggtcctttgactggtcagacagtactacattggattcttctctctggttacggttcattttccatttgcctacacatacaccgaatagactggaatattctttacacattctcctttgtctttacacatctgacaacactgagattgccaaactattcttcttcacccaagggggttaactactgcactgaaattgttcagtggccactttcctcttggcaagcgtagaagaaactctttagctatggtaggcagctattctgggagaaggacactccaaaatcaaatcattgttctctagtcttgggtagtgccatagcctctgtaccatggtcttccactgtcttgggttagagttctcttgtttgagagtatactcgggcacactattctatcttatttctcttcctcttgttttgttaaagattttatagtttatatttatatttcaatgttgttactgttcttgaaataatttatttttccttgtttcctttccccactgggctattttccgttggagccgctgggcttatagcattttccttttccaactagggttgtagcttagtaagtaagaatatatatatatgtatatatatatttgtatgtatatatatatatatatatatatatcattagaattTGATTCTAGTGTACTTCACATAAaaccttatgaaaattatacaaaaaaaaaaatcatataggaaTGACATCTACAATGAACTAAAACTGCCCCCGGCagagatatattcatatatgatttttaaggaaataatcaatTTCTTCTACCAAACTTTATTTCCGTAAGATAAGCCACTTGGCAGCATTGCCGTTTCATGAATATACCATATAGTGTATAAATTCCATTTTgcaaaagatgaataaataaattcgCCTGAGTCaataacgaaaaataaaaaaagtaaaaaaaaaattctgctccaCTTTGTAATAACTTGCGCTTCACTTTCTTCGGATCTGAGGGAAAAGAATACAGTAAAGCTTATAATCATTTTCACCTTCGCCtctacctctccccccccccctttaaataaCCCACCTGCAAATTCGATCGATAGAAAATCCAAATTTGCGAAAATTTAAATCTGGAACACGAGCGTAACTCAAGAACTGTCAATTTTGCAAGCGTTGCCCCGTGAGGAAATTCGACAGGCAACCAAGAAAGGGGGGAAAGGAGAAGAACAAAGGCCACTTATaattgacaggagagagagagagagagagagagagagagagagagagagagtttcctgttCTTCGGGCATTATTCAATTGACCCTTCCTCTCCACCTGGAGAGTGGAGAGGTCTTCTCAAAAAGGCATAGCATGACAAGAGGTGACTTTATCTCCCTATCTCTGTAAGTGCTTTACCCAGCTTGCTTGCGCTCGTTAAACCCCCACCTTAGGGGTTAAGAACCAGCAGGTTAAAGGCCTCTGAACTCTTACGGGGAGATAAGGAACACGGAAAcagtatgcatgcatgcatgaaaaaaaaaaaaaaaaaaaaactttaaaaggaaataataaaccaTCGTAATGATTTTCTATAACCAGTGGATTGTGGCTGGTTACACCCCGAAACCAGCCACAATCCAGTTACATAATGAATTATCAAACGCTAGTACTGAATTTATTCATACGGGTTGGTCACGTTTCCTGACATCTGGACccagtgtgtgtatgcatgtatgttatataataataataataaaatctctctctctctctctctctctctctctctctctctcaaaaaaaataaaataaataaataaatatatatatatatatatatatatatataaacaaaatatatatataaataatatatatataaataaaatttatgtatatataaatatatatatatatatatatataaatatatatatttatgaatatatatataaatataaatatatatatttatgatatatatatatatatatatatatatgtgtatatatatatgtatatatatatatactgtgtttataaatatataaatattcttatataaaaatatgtatatatacatatagataacatataaacaatatgcatatataaaatacaatatatacataaataaaatatgtgtaatgtatacagtacatatattagtACACTTATATACGAATGATATattcgaaaaaaaattaatattcctttttattattattatcattattattattattatcattattattattatcattatcatcatcatcatcattactattacaaGTTAAGCTAGATCCCTACTttaaaaagtaggatgccataagcccaaggggcccaacaaggaaaaatagctgtaCTTGTAGTGTACTGGAAGAGCCAACAATTATTCAAAGCATTAAAACATTCACAAAtaacaaaacaatttaaaaaatcttCCATAAATCAAACGCGTACCCAAGAAACAGAGAAAACAAACATAAGGGAAATCCATCAATAGActttttcaaagttggagcaaatgcttttttgttgaccaggcggacatgagtctttttatagtttatttatgacatatttgttttgacgttgttacttattttagaatgatttattgttaatttgttctcttcatttatttatttccttatttcttttcctcactgggctatttttccctgttggagcccctgggcttatagcatcttgcttttccaactagggttgtagcttggataataataataataataataataataataataataataataataataataataataataataataataataataatagcgagatCAAATACCCCACGAGACATGGCACCAAATTGTGGCATTTTCTTCTCGATGTGGTGTAAAGGTGCAGACTCAGTGGGCTACTTTCACTCCTGTTGTAATGAGACATTCATGAGACATCCCAGTGCCTATCAATTCATTTGCTAATTGGCAATTACGAGCTGTGTAATTCAAAGCAGTTAGGAAGTGTGTTTCTTGTGACTCAGGTCATGGTTTGGCTCGTTGATTACCGTATTTACATAATGGAAGTGTATATAAATAATGATGCTCTTCCATAACTATGGTAACAGACGATATAACAAAATAAGCATATAATAATCAGGGGGCATTGTTTACAACCACGAtataagatggagagagagagagagagagagagagagagagatagaacatGTCGTGTGtttactttatctctctctctctacagtatatatatatatatatatacagacatacatatacatatatatatatatatacagacatacatatacatatatatatatatatatatacatatatatatatatatatacagacatacatatacatatatatatatatacatatatacatatatatatatatatatatacatatatatatatatatacacacatatatatatatatatatatgagagagagagagagagagagaatgtgtacaaACAGccataataaccccccccccccacgaaaaATTTTAAGATTCCCTCTAACCAAGGCGCTGCGTGACCAGTCGTTTGACCCCGATCATGGTCATTTCA comes from Palaemon carinicauda isolate YSFRI2023 chromosome 19, ASM3689809v2, whole genome shotgun sequence and encodes:
- the LOC137658916 gene encoding uncharacterized protein, which translates into the protein MKMSQSPSETSEHPIAFEAFPPESPSETSEHPIAFEAFPPESPSETSEHPIAFEAFPPESPSETSEHPIAFEAFPPESPSETSEHPIAFEAFPPESPSETSEHPIAFEAFPPESPSETSEHPIAFEAFPPESPSETSEHPIAFEAFPPESPSETSEHPIAFEAFPPESPKSPSETSEHPIAFEAFPPESPSETSEHPIAFEAFPPESPSETSEHPIAFEAFPPESPSETSEHPIAFEAFPPESPSETSEHPIAFEAFPPESPSETSEHPIAFEAFPPESPSETSEHPIAFEAFPPESPSETSEHPIAFEAFPPESPSETSEHPIAF